A region of Vitis riparia cultivar Riparia Gloire de Montpellier isolate 1030 chromosome 1, EGFV_Vit.rip_1.0, whole genome shotgun sequence DNA encodes the following proteins:
- the LOC117914461 gene encoding disease resistance protein RPM1-like, whose protein sequence is MPGSLLPSPKPNGADTVALTQKLRKVLCDKRYIIVVDDLWAKYVWESIRCVLPVDRKSRIIITTRRGDIANSCRYDDSIHIHKLQPLSPQRAEELFYKKAFSSNGRCPSGLEEMSKSILQKCDGLPLGIVEIGRFLSTKPQTPNVWHKLHDSLESELSSGGLSYLMEVLSASYNDLPYHLKYCFLYMSIFPENSPVNRGRLIRLWIAEGFVTEKASKTVEEVGEEYLNELIDRSLIKVNEMDFDGRPKNVGVHSLMMKMILSVSHEENFCTVYTGPEGNFTAKTRRLSIQKKDIDAPQDLPHLRTFISSSRGRVKIGSNLKLLKVLDIQGASLEEFPSVIKDLLLLRYLSLRNTNIRSIPNSLRNLRHLETLDLKQTLVTKGFKAPKRLSALKNLQKLSFVKASGQHRMSRQHRMIQGLENLTQLRKLGIVELAKEDGTSLCHAIGKMEKLHSLNVTSLNMEVPLELDAMTNPPPLLQRLYLKGPLERFPQWVSSLHDLVRIRLKWSSLTRDNPIEALQDLQNLVELQLLDAYTGTQLVFKSENFQKLKILDLQKLEQLTYIIMQEGTLPHLQKMIIALCSKLACVPIGIERCRDLQELHLFDMPQTFVTALEKNGGKFRHLVRHIPHIGSYKQGQLVEDLS, encoded by the exons ATGCCTGGATCACTGCTTCCAAGTCCAAAACCGAAC GGGGCAGACACGGTTGCTCTGACTCAAAAACTGCGGAAAGTCCTCTGCGACAAAAGGTATATTATAGTTGTTGATGATTTATGGGCAAAATATGTTTGGGAATCCATTAGATGTGTCTTGCCAGTGGATAGAAAGAGTAGAATAATTATCACTACAAGGAGAGGCGATATAGCTAATTCTTGCAGATATGATGATTCTATTCATATCCACAAGCTTCAGCCACTGTCACCGCAAAGGGCTGAGGAACTCTTCTATAAGAAAGCTTTCTCAAGTAATGGCAGATGTCCTTCAGGCTTGGAGGAAATGTCCAAATCAATCTTACAGAAATGTGATGGATTACCACTTGGGATTGTTGAAATCGGTAGATTCTTGTCTACTAAGCCTCAAACTCCAAATGTGTGGCACAAATTGCATGATAGCCTTGAATCTGAATTGAGCAGTGGTGGCCTTTCATATTTGATGGAAGTGTTGTCTGCAAGTTACAACGATTTACCTTACCATCTCAAGTATTGTTTCTTGTACATGAGCATCTTTCCTGAGAATAGCCCAGTTAACCGAGGAAGACTAATTCGGCTATGGATAGCTGAGGGGTTTGTAACAGAGAAAGCAAGCAAAACGGTTGAAGAGGTTGGGGAAGAGTATCTGAATGAGCTGATTGACAGGAGTCTGATAAAGGTCAATGAAATGGATTTCGATGGAAGGCCAAAAAATGTAGGAGTTCATAGTCTCATGATGAAGATGATTCTCTCAGTCTCACATGAGGAGAACTTCTGTACTGTTTATACAGGACCAGAAGGAAACTTTACTGCCAAAACCCGGCGATTATCCATCCAGAAGAAAGACATTGATGCGCCTCAGGATCTGCCCCATCTTCGAACCTTCATCAGTTCCAGTAGAGGCAGAGTGAAGATTGGTTCCAATTTAAAACTATTGAAGGTTTTGGATATACAGGGTGCTTCTTTGGAGGAATTTCCGAGTGTAATTAAAGATCTTCTGCTACTGAGGTACTTGAGTTTGAGGAATACAAATATAAGGAGCATCCCCAATTCTCTGAGGAACCTACGGCACCTTGAGACCTTGGATCTTAAGCAGACTCTGGTAACGAAG GGGTTCAAGGCACCAAAGAGGCTCAGCGCATTGAAGAACCTACAAAAGCTATCATTTGTAAAGGCGAGCGGGCAGCACAGAATGAGTCGGCAGCACAGAATGATACAAGGGCTCGAAAATCTTACGCAGTTGAGGAAGCTGGGCATTGTAGAGCTGGCAAAAGAAGATGGGACGAGCTTGTGCCATGCAATTGGGAAGATGGAAAAACTCCATTCCTTGAATGTGACATCTCTTAATATGGAGGTGCCTCTAGAGCTTGATGCAATGACCAATCCCCCGCCCCTTCTTCAACGCTTGTACCTCAAAGGGCCCTTGGAAAGGTTTCCACAGTGGGTATCTTCTCTACATGACCTGGTGAGAATACGCCTAAAATGGTCTTCACTCACACGAGATAACCCGATTGAAGCTCTTCAAGACCTCCAAAATCTGGTGGAACTGCAGTTACTCGATGCATACACTGGAACCCAGTTGGTGTTCAAGTCGGAAAATTTTCAGAAGCTTAAGATATTAGACCTTCAGAAATTGGAACAGCTGACGTATATCATAATGCAAGAAGGCACATTGCCTCACCTACAAAAGATGATCATAGCGCTCTGCAGTAAGCTGGCGTGTGTCCCTATAGGTATCGAAAGGTGCAGGGACCTCCAAGAGCTGCACCTGTTCGATATGCCCCAAACATTTGTGACCGCGCTGGAAAAAAACGGGGGTAAATTTCGCCATTTGGTCCGCCATATTCCGCATATTGGCTCATATAAGCAGGGCCAGTTGGTGGAAGATCTTTCATGA